Genomic segment of Archaeoglobus neptunius:
TTGTTCCGGGCGACATCGTCCTGCTCAAGAGTGGCGATAAAGTTCCAGCGGATTTACGCTTGTTTTACGCAAAAAATCTGTTCATCGATGAGTCGGCACTTACGGGAGAGTCCATACCTGTGGAGAAAAGTACTGAACCCATTCAAAAGCCGGATTTGCCCCCTGCAGATCAGCACTGCATGGCATTCAGCGGAACTTTCGTCACTCAGGGCTCCGGGAAGGGAATTGTGGTGGCAACCGGGGAGCAGACAGAACTGGGTAAAATTGCTAAAATTGTTATGGAAACAAGGGAAATAAGCACACCACTGATGAGGGAGATGGCGGAATTCACGAAGATTATAGTTATAACCACACTTGCAGTAGCTGCCCTCAACTTCGTGCTGGGTATCGCGTTCGGATATGACTTCTTCTATTCCCTAATGGCTTCCGTAGCTTTGGCTGTAGCAGCCATACCCGAGGGATTGCCGGCTGTTTTAACCATAACCTTGGCCCTGGGCGTGACTGCTTTGGCACACAAAAATGCGCTCATAAAGAAGCTGCCCTCAGTGGAAACGTTGGGCTGTACCACGGTTATATGCACAGACAAGACCGGCACCCTTACAAAAAACCAGATGACAGTTGTGAAGATATACAGCGGTGGGAAGTACTACAGTGTAACCGGAGTTGGGTACGAGCCCGAGGGAGAGTTTATCCTGGACAATACCAAAATTGATCCCTCGCAGGATGGGGATCTGATCGAAATACTGAGAGCGGGTATTCTGTGCAACGATGCGGGTCTGACTGTGGATGACGGAGAATACAGGATCACAGGTGACCCGACAGAGGTGGCTTTGGTTGTCTCAGCAATGAAAGCTGGAATTGACAGGAATTATCCGAGAATTGACGAGATACCCTTTGACTCGGAAAGACAGTACATGGCCACCCTGCACAAAGGCGATGGCAGGAATATCCTATATGTGAAGGGTACACCGGAGAGGATTCTTGAGATGTGCAAACACCAGTTGATAAACGGTCGGGTTAAACCGGTAATGTATGAGGAGATGCTGAAGGTTGCACATGAGATGGCAAAGGATGCTCTCAGGGTGCTGGGTTTCGCATATAAAATCGTTCCTGAGGAAAAGGGCAGACTTACCGTGGAAGATCTGGAAGATCTGACCTTTCTTGGATTTCAGGGAATGATAGACCCGCCGAGAGAGGAGGCAAGGGAGGCGGTTGAAAAGTGCAGGAGGGCCGGCATCAGGGTGGTGATGGTAACCGGCGACCACGCCCAAACAGCCAGAGCAATTGCAAAACATTTGGGAATTTGCGGTGAGGAAGATAGAGTTGTAACGGGTGAGGAGCTATCGAGAATGGACGATGAAGAATTGCAAGAGATCGTGGATGACGTACGTGTATATGCAAGGGTCTCTCCGGAGCACAAGTTTCGCATAGTAAGACAGCTGCAGAAAAAGGGACATGTCGTTGCGGTAACAGGGGATGGCGTAAACGACGCACCAGCTTTAAAGGTGGCAGACATAGGGATAGCCATGGGTATAATGGGGACAGATGTGAGCAAGGATGCATCGGACATGATTCTGGCTGACGATAACTTTGC
This window contains:
- a CDS encoding cation-translocating P-type ATPase, translated to MSDTEWYAQPVERVFETLKSSGDGLTTREAEVRIKKYGYNELKFKKTGVITRLLLQFHNPLIYVLLVAAFVTAYFQEYTDTAVIVGVVIANTIIGFILEGKAQSSIESLGMMMPHYCTVLRDGKKMSILAKELVPGDIVLLKSGDKVPADLRLFYAKNLFIDESALTGESIPVEKSTEPIQKPDLPPADQHCMAFSGTFVTQGSGKGIVVATGEQTELGKIAKIVMETREISTPLMREMAEFTKIIVITTLAVAALNFVLGIAFGYDFFYSLMASVALAVAAIPEGLPAVLTITLALGVTALAHKNALIKKLPSVETLGCTTVICTDKTGTLTKNQMTVVKIYSGGKYYSVTGVGYEPEGEFILDNTKIDPSQDGDLIEILRAGILCNDAGLTVDDGEYRITGDPTEVALVVSAMKAGIDRNYPRIDEIPFDSERQYMATLHKGDGRNILYVKGTPERILEMCKHQLINGRVKPVMYEEMLKVAHEMAKDALRVLGFAYKIVPEEKGRLTVEDLEDLTFLGFQGMIDPPREEAREAVEKCRRAGIRVVMVTGDHAQTARAIAKHLGICGEEDRVVTGEELSRMDDEELQEIVDDVRVYARVSPEHKFRIVRQLQKKGHVVAVTGDGVNDAPALKVADIGIAMGIMGTDVSKDASDMILADDNFASIVDAVEEGRHIFENIRKIILYTIPTNGGQALMMLLAVILAPFIPLFTLRLPLEPIQILWINLADAVFLALPLAMEPREKGLLEKAPRDPGEQIINRLFFRKVGLVAVVMAIAGFTVYYYFGAKALSNPGDELLLTQAQTAAFAAVIAVHIFYLFTARSITESALTFSPFSNKWILAGVAISAATLLMIVYVPSLQIPFRTTAIPPEWWIPIILLASSGFIVIEVEKFLIKRLGKS